The following proteins are co-located in the Frigidibacter mobilis genome:
- a CDS encoding SOS response-associated peptidase — protein sequence MCNLYSQTKSQDAMRHVFDAVVDQGEPFEDKAGNLPPMPGIYPDYSAPIIRHGARGWQLGTARWGMPTPPKFLVGKRTDPGVTNIRNTGSPHWRRWLGVQNRCLVPFTGFSELDARPGASRNHPVWFALGPDRPLAFFAGIRTEWTSVRKLKEGEVTADLFGFLTCAPNAEVAPVHPKAMPVILTEPEEWRLWLTAPASEALRLQRPLQDGMVQIVAEGGREDPIPG from the coding sequence ATGTGCAATTTATACAGCCAGACCAAGAGCCAGGACGCGATGCGGCACGTCTTCGACGCCGTGGTCGATCAGGGCGAGCCCTTCGAGGACAAGGCGGGCAACTTGCCGCCGATGCCAGGCATCTACCCCGACTACAGCGCACCGATCATCCGTCACGGAGCGCGCGGCTGGCAGCTTGGCACCGCCCGTTGGGGCATGCCGACGCCGCCGAAGTTCCTGGTCGGCAAGCGGACGGACCCTGGCGTGACCAACATCCGCAACACCGGTTCACCGCACTGGCGGCGCTGGCTGGGGGTGCAAAACCGCTGCCTCGTGCCTTTCACAGGCTTTTCCGAGCTTGACGCCCGCCCCGGCGCCTCACGCAACCACCCGGTCTGGTTTGCGCTCGGGCCGGATCGCCCGCTGGCCTTCTTCGCCGGCATCCGCACGGAATGGACCTCGGTGCGCAAATTGAAGGAGGGCGAGGTGACGGCGGACCTGTTCGGTTTCCTGACCTGCGCCCCAAATGCCGAGGTTGCGCCCGTGCATCCCAAGGCGATGCCCGTGATCCTTACCGAGCCTGAGGAGTGGCGGCTGTGGCTGACAGCGCCCGCATCCGAGGCGCTGCGGCTGCAACGGCCGCTGCAGGACGGCATGGTGCAGATCGTGGCAGAGGGCGGCCGGGAGGACCCTATCCCGGGCTAG
- a CDS encoding IS3 family transposase (programmed frameshift) — MSKRRNHDAVFKARVALEALKGERTVSELASAYEVHPTMIHQWKKAVLEGAAGIFERGSKAAATAEIAEDTVRDLHAKIGELAVANDFLARKAQALGREVRRGMIERDHPKLSVGAQCRLLSISRSSFYYAPQGETAMNLGLMLLIDKQFLETPFYGVRQMTWHLQNEGHAVNEKRIRRLMRLMRLMPIYQKPNTSKPAKGHKTYPYLLGGLRIDRPNQVWCADITYLPMRKGFLYLVAIMDWFTRKVLAWRISNTLEAEFCIEALNEAIHKFGPPEIMNTDQGSQFTSFDWTDRLKRAKTKISMDGKARYLDNIFIERLWRSLKYECVYLHAWETGSQARTGVGRWITFYNHQRPHAAHSGQPPAVVYFNSIETGQQMQEVA, encoded by the exons ATGTCGAAACGCAGGAACCATGACGCGGTGTTCAAGGCGCGGGTGGCCTTGGAGGCTCTGAAGGGCGAGCGCACGGTATCGGAGTTGGCGAGCGCCTATGAGGTCCATCCAACGATGATCCATCAGTGGAAGAAGGCCGTGCTTGAGGGTGCCGCTGGCATCTTTGAGCGGGGAAGCAAGGCGGCCGCCACCGCTGAGATCGCCGAGGACACGGTCCGTGACCTGCATGCCAAGATCGGAGAGCTGGCGGTCGCCAACGATTTTTTGGCAAGAA AAGCTCAAGCCCTGGGCCGGGAAGTGAGGCGTGGCATGATCGAACGGGACCATCCCAAACTGTCGGTCGGAGCGCAGTGCCGCCTGCTGTCGATCTCGCGGTCGTCGTTCTACTACGCGCCGCAAGGAGAGACTGCGATGAACCTCGGCTTGATGCTGCTGATCGACAAGCAGTTTCTGGAGACGCCGTTTTACGGCGTCCGGCAGATGACGTGGCACCTGCAGAACGAAGGTCATGCCGTGAACGAAAAGCGGATCCGGCGGCTGATGCGCCTTATGCGATTGATGCCGATCTACCAGAAACCCAATACCAGCAAGCCCGCGAAGGGGCACAAGACCTACCCCTATCTTCTGGGCGGGCTGCGGATCGACAGGCCCAACCAGGTCTGGTGTGCCGACATCACCTACCTGCCGATGCGCAAAGGCTTTCTCTATCTGGTCGCCATCATGGACTGGTTCACCCGCAAGGTGCTGGCCTGGCGGATATCGAACACGCTGGAGGCCGAGTTCTGCATCGAGGCGCTGAACGAGGCCATCCACAAGTTCGGCCCGCCCGAGATAATGAACACGGACCAAGGATCACAGTTCACGTCCTTCGACTGGACCGACCGTTTGAAGCGGGCAAAGACCAAGATCTCGATGGACGGCAAAGCCCGGTATCTCGACAACATCTTCATCGAGCGCCTTTGGCGGTCCCTCAAATATGAATGCGTCTATCTGCACGCCTGGGAAACAGGGTCACAGGCCCGGACTGGCGTCGGACGCTGGATCACCTTCTACAACCACCAGCGGCCCCATGCCGCCCATAGCGGTCAACCGCCCGCCGTGGTCTACTTCAACAGCATTGAAACCGGCCAGCAGATGCAGGAAGTAGCTTAA
- a CDS encoding IS1380-like element ISPme1 family transposase: MDHLEGAGLARGDRVDFDRRVRLEFRGAQISSDGGLLVMRELDDVLGLSNLASEALRDSRTGKNTLHRLDGLFRQSVFGRLAGYEDVNDADRLALDPVMRQVVGGRAVEAQAASASQMGRFETETLALAANRAALADLNGQWIDRFHDRNGLKYIVLDMDSSVSPTHGDQEGAAWNGHFDCTCYHPIFLFNQFGMLERCALRNGNVHSADGWRDVLDPVIARYAGRDLGGRFFRADAAYAIPAIYMRLEEARFFYAIRLPANAVLREKIAHRLTRPVGRPSLTKVKRFFEDFEYQAASWDKPRRVIAKIEWHPGELFPKVGFIVTNLPMEPDWVVRFYNQRGTAEQHIKEGKYAFRWTRLSCRKFRHNEVRLQLHALAYNLATFLRCIELPEAMADWSLTSLQLKLIKIGARVVRHARAITFQLAEVAVTGPMVRAVLAAIRRLRTPPSCA; encoded by the coding sequence ATGGATCACCTGGAGGGTGCGGGCTTGGCGCGGGGAGATCGGGTTGATTTCGACCGCCGTGTGCGTCTGGAGTTCCGTGGTGCGCAGATCAGTTCAGACGGTGGCCTGCTGGTGATGCGCGAGCTTGATGACGTGCTCGGCCTGTCCAATCTGGCGTCGGAGGCGCTGCGAGACAGCCGCACCGGGAAGAACACGCTCCATCGGCTTGACGGATTGTTCCGGCAATCGGTGTTCGGACGACTGGCCGGATACGAGGATGTGAACGATGCCGACCGCTTGGCCCTCGATCCCGTGATGCGTCAGGTCGTTGGCGGCAGGGCCGTCGAGGCGCAAGCTGCTTCGGCATCGCAGATGGGACGGTTCGAGACCGAGACGCTGGCTCTGGCCGCGAACCGGGCGGCGCTGGCCGATCTGAACGGCCAATGGATCGACCGGTTTCATGACCGCAACGGGTTGAAATACATCGTGCTGGACATGGACAGCTCGGTCAGCCCCACCCACGGCGATCAGGAAGGTGCTGCCTGGAACGGGCATTTCGACTGCACCTGCTATCACCCCATCTTCTTGTTCAACCAGTTTGGCATGCTGGAGCGCTGCGCCCTGCGTAACGGCAATGTCCACAGCGCCGATGGCTGGCGGGATGTCCTTGATCCCGTCATTGCCCGATATGCTGGCCGCGACCTTGGTGGACGCTTCTTCCGGGCCGACGCTGCCTACGCGATCCCCGCGATCTATATGCGGCTGGAAGAAGCCAGGTTCTTCTACGCCATCCGTCTGCCCGCCAACGCCGTCTTGCGCGAGAAGATCGCGCATCGGCTGACACGGCCCGTGGGACGGCCTTCGCTGACCAAGGTCAAACGGTTCTTCGAGGACTTCGAGTATCAGGCGGCGTCCTGGGACAAGCCGCGCCGCGTCATCGCCAAGATCGAATGGCATCCGGGCGAGCTGTTCCCCAAAGTCGGCTTCATCGTCACCAACCTGCCGATGGAGCCAGACTGGGTGGTGAGGTTCTACAACCAGCGCGGCACCGCAGAGCAGCACATCAAGGAAGGCAAATATGCCTTTCGCTGGACGCGGCTGTCATGCCGGAAGTTCCGGCACAACGAGGTGCGGCTGCAACTGCACGCGCTGGCCTACAACCTGGCAACCTTCCTGCGCTGCATCGAACTGCCCGAGGCCATGGCGGACTGGTCGTTGACCAGCCTGCAACTCAAGCTGATCAAGATCGGCGCCCGCGTCGTCCGCCACGCCCGCGCCATTACCTTCCAGTTGGCCGAGGTCGCCGTCACCGGCCCGATGGTGCGGGCCGTCCTTGCCGCCATCCGCCGTCTTCGAACGCCTCCGTCATGCGCATGA
- a CDS encoding DUF1998 domain-containing protein: MSEGISKRSKFTGDDAFIERARYRVCTACRSPQLTPQGMDPEEECQQCGATFQKVNATRAFIRPHGFVTSVADGQGRDPGATRIRPTVSDEALLLTEAPRSKYIATDLPGILTFHAPGSNRPEHELGRIITVNRGRHGGGFAWCNSCEHAVPTHGHGPDLAWQQQAFLQAHLNPRSGQPCRFDPSKPSWPIDLAHVFETDVRGLLFEGLPRTPSGDAIVASSSLDRTLQEALRLGAADLLETDPRDLRALVQKLDGLLVVVIYDSVSGGAGYATRLTNEDGYLARDLLLAARKILNCPNPDCITSCTRCLNDYSNQRNWPDFDRRPAQAWIETILIDAGVKIDPQWDL; encoded by the coding sequence GTGAGTGAGGGTATTTCCAAGCGATCGAAGTTCACCGGGGACGACGCCTTCATCGAGCGCGCCCGATATCGCGTCTGCACCGCCTGTCGCTCACCGCAGCTTACGCCCCAGGGCATGGACCCCGAGGAGGAATGCCAGCAATGCGGGGCAACCTTCCAGAAGGTGAATGCGACACGCGCGTTCATTCGTCCCCATGGCTTTGTGACGTCCGTCGCTGATGGCCAGGGGCGTGATCCCGGAGCAACCCGCATTCGCCCGACGGTGTCCGACGAAGCCCTCCTTCTCACCGAGGCTCCGCGTTCGAAATACATCGCCACCGATTTGCCGGGCATCCTGACTTTCCATGCGCCGGGCTCAAACCGCCCGGAGCACGAGCTCGGTCGCATCATCACCGTGAACCGCGGCCGGCATGGAGGTGGCTTTGCCTGGTGCAACAGCTGTGAGCACGCAGTCCCGACACATGGTCACGGGCCGGATCTTGCTTGGCAACAGCAGGCCTTTCTGCAAGCACACCTGAATCCCCGCAGCGGACAACCCTGTCGCTTCGACCCCTCCAAGCCAAGCTGGCCGATCGACCTCGCCCACGTCTTCGAGACCGACGTCCGGGGCTTGCTCTTCGAAGGCCTTCCGCGCACGCCATCAGGCGACGCGATTGTGGCCAGCAGCTCGCTGGACCGCACGCTTCAGGAGGCGCTCCGTCTCGGGGCGGCCGACCTTCTGGAGACGGACCCGCGCGATCTGCGGGCCCTCGTGCAGAAGCTCGACGGGTTGCTTGTTGTCGTCATCTACGACTCCGTCTCCGGCGGTGCGGGCTATGCCACGCGCCTGACGAACGAGGATGGATACCTTGCCCGCGACCTGCTGCTGGCGGCACGCAAGATACTCAACTGCCCCAACCCCGACTGCATCACCAGCTGCACGCGCTGCCTCAACGACTATTCCAATCAACGCAACTGGCCTGACTTCGACCGTCGCCCCGCCCAGGCCTGGATCGAGACGATCCTGATCGACGCAGGCGTGAAGATCGATCCCCAATGGGACCTCTGA